The proteins below come from a single Cannabis sativa cultivar Pink pepper isolate KNU-18-1 chromosome 3, ASM2916894v1, whole genome shotgun sequence genomic window:
- the LOC115710299 gene encoding RHOMBOID-like protein 12, mitochondrial, with translation MQRLLSSKLASKFSHSTSNHSSSSLFNSHPYKTITSLPKLPKTQTQTQTQTHFLSHRPPYNSHSWRSHHNLSPKIHAFLSNPLLAKRFLDASNLSATRRTLKDCSVGFLRSQLPKRAFRLDPDFSSYKRSWRSWLSGLTPNDMVLGLLIANVAIFLLWRVADYRFMMNNFTISVENFKRGRLHTLITSAFSHTDMEHIIHNMIGLYFFGNHLGHVFGSEFLLKLYLAGAVAGSVFYLMHSAFLASSSKGRQPWMDPLKAPGLGASGAVNAILLLDIFLYPKSTLYFNFFIPVPAILLGIYLVGKDVLGMIEGDTPGSAHLGGAAVAALAWTRLRKGRPF, from the exons ATGCAGAGATTATTGAGTTCGAAACTCGCCTCGAAATTCTCTCACTCCACCTCTAACCATTCTTCTTCTTCGCTCTTCAATTCACATCCCTACAAAACTATTACTTCCCTACCAAAACTAcccaaaacccaaacccaaacccaaacccaaacccacttCCTCTCTCATAGACCGCCCTACAACTCTCATTCATGGCGGTCGCACCACAATCTCTCTCCCAAAATTCACGCCTTTCTCTCCAACCCACTTCTCGCCAAGCGTTTCTTGGATGCCTCCAATTTGAGCGCCACCAGAAGGACTCTCAAGGATTGCAGTGTTGGTTTTCTCAGAAGCCAATTACCCAAACGGGCTTTTCGCCTTGACCCGGATTTTAGTTCTTATAAGCGTTCCTG GAGATCATGGTTAAGTGGGTTAACACCTAATGATATGGTTCTGGGCTTGCTTATAGCTAATGTCGCTATTTTTCTGCTATGGAGGGTGGCAGATTATAGATTTATGATGAACAATTTCACT ATTTCAGTGGAAAACTTTAAAAGAGGACGTCTGCATACTTTGATAACTTCTGCTTTCAGTCATACTGATATGGAGCATATCATTCATAACATGATTGGACTGTACTTCTTCGGGAATCAT CTTGGCCATgtttttgggtctgagttcttGCTGAAGTTGTATCTAGCCGGTGCAGTAGCTGGTTCTGTCTTTTATTTGATGCATTCTGCCTTTTTGGCTTCCTCGTCAAAG GGCCGACAACCATGGATGGACCCTCTAAAAGCACCAGGATTG GGGGCAAGTGGGGCTGTCAACGCTATACTTTTGCTTGACATATTCCTCTACCCAAAATCCACTTTGTATTTTAACTTCTTCATACCAGTTCCTGCCATTTTACTG GGGATCTATCTAGTAGGCAAAGATGTCTTGGGGATGATAGAG GGAGACACTCCAGGATCGGCACATCTTGGCGGCGCAGCAGTTGCAGCTTTGGCCTGGACGCGACTTAGAAAGGGGCGTCCcttctaa